Proteins from one Anastrepha obliqua isolate idAnaObli1 chromosome 2, idAnaObli1_1.0, whole genome shotgun sequence genomic window:
- the LOC129236769 gene encoding venom peptide HsVx1-like, with amino-acid sequence MRYVIGAAVLLLCYGLGLAADCEFGAHQFNVGETFQNPGECAVYHCDAENSISAKTCAESVPPPNCAVIPQDNSKPYPDCCKRHEC; translated from the exons ATGCGGTATGTCATTGGAGCAGCTGTACTTCTACTTTGCTATGGCCTTGGCTTGGCTG CTGATTGTGAATTTGGAGCGCATCAGTTTAATGTTGGCGAAACCTTTCAAAATCCTGGCGAATGCGCTGTATACCATTGCGATGCCGAAAACAGCATCTCAGCAAAAAC CTGCGCAGAGTCTGTGCCGCCACCGAATTGTGCGGTCATACCACAGGATAATTCAAAACCGTATCCCGATTGCTGCAAGCGTCATGAGtgctaa